Proteins encoded by one window of Myxococcus guangdongensis:
- a CDS encoding 2-hydroxyacid dehydrogenase translates to MARTVRPRVFVTRQLPGEALGRLGRLVDLHVWPEELPPSRDTLLAEAARCEGLVTLLTDRVDARLLAQAPGLRAVSNVAVGHDNIDVPACTERRVVVGNTPGALTETSADFAFALILGLARRVAEADAHVRAGQWRTWSPTLLLGTDVYGATLGIVGPGAIGSAVARRAKGFGMRILYVSREPRPALEQETGARRVDKATLLAEADILTLHVPLTPQTRHWVGREELAAMKPGALLVNTARGGVVDPDALVEALREGRLGGAALDVTDPEPLPPDSPLMGLPNVLLAPHIASATHATRGRMASMAVDNLLAALEGRRPPHCVNPELFP, encoded by the coding sequence ATGGCTCGGACCGTCCGCCCCCGTGTCTTCGTGACCCGCCAGCTCCCCGGGGAGGCCCTCGGGCGACTAGGCAGGCTCGTGGACCTCCACGTCTGGCCCGAGGAGCTGCCACCCTCCCGTGACACCCTGCTCGCCGAGGCGGCCCGCTGTGAGGGGCTCGTCACCCTGCTGACGGACCGGGTGGACGCTCGCCTGCTTGCCCAGGCCCCGGGCCTGCGGGCGGTCAGCAACGTGGCCGTCGGCCACGACAACATCGATGTACCGGCCTGTACGGAACGGCGGGTGGTGGTGGGAAACACCCCAGGCGCCCTCACGGAGACGTCCGCGGACTTCGCCTTCGCGCTGATTCTGGGGCTCGCCCGGCGCGTGGCGGAGGCGGACGCCCATGTCCGGGCGGGCCAGTGGCGCACCTGGAGTCCCACCCTCCTGTTGGGGACCGACGTGTACGGGGCCACGCTGGGCATCGTCGGGCCCGGGGCCATCGGCTCCGCGGTGGCCCGGCGCGCGAAGGGCTTCGGGATGCGCATCCTCTACGTGAGCCGCGAGCCCCGGCCCGCCCTGGAGCAGGAGACGGGGGCCCGGCGCGTGGACAAGGCCACGCTGCTGGCGGAGGCGGACATCCTCACCCTGCACGTGCCCCTGACGCCCCAGACGCGGCACTGGGTGGGGCGCGAGGAGCTGGCGGCGATGAAGCCCGGGGCGCTGCTCGTCAACACCGCGCGAGGCGGCGTGGTGGACCCGGACGCGCTCGTCGAGGCCCTGCGAGAGGGCCGCCTGGGCGGCGCGGCCCTGGACGTGACGGACCCCGAGCCGCTGCCCCCGGACAGCCCCCTCATGGGCCTGCCCAACGTCCTGCTGGCGCCCCACATCGCCAGCGCCACGCACGCCACCCGGGGGCGCATGGCGTCCATGGCGGTGGACAACCTGTTGGCCGCGCTGGAAGGACGGCGGCCCCCTCACTGCGTCAACCCCGAGCTCTTCCCATGA
- a CDS encoding adenine phosphoribosyltransferase, with protein sequence MNLPAASLADTTLVDDLKACLRDVPDFPKPGIVFKDITPVLADPRLFGRVVNAMSAPFRGQHISKVVGVEARGFLLGAPLALALGAGFVPARKPGKLPYRSVVERYSLEYGADGLEMHEDALVPGERVLLVDDVLATGGTAEAAARLVTRLGGELVGFSFLIHLGFLDGARRLSPTPVTTLLTF encoded by the coding sequence ATGAACCTGCCCGCCGCGAGCCTCGCCGACACCACCCTCGTCGATGACCTGAAGGCCTGTCTGCGCGACGTGCCGGACTTCCCCAAGCCCGGCATCGTCTTCAAGGACATCACCCCCGTGCTGGCCGACCCGCGGCTGTTCGGCCGCGTCGTCAACGCCATGTCCGCGCCCTTCCGGGGACAGCACATCTCCAAGGTGGTGGGCGTGGAGGCGCGGGGCTTCCTGCTGGGCGCGCCCCTGGCCCTCGCGCTGGGGGCGGGCTTCGTCCCCGCGCGCAAGCCGGGCAAGCTGCCCTATCGCTCCGTCGTCGAGCGCTACTCGCTGGAGTACGGCGCGGACGGGCTGGAGATGCACGAGGACGCGCTCGTCCCGGGGGAGCGCGTGCTGCTGGTGGATGATGTCCTGGCCACGGGCGGCACGGCGGAGGCCGCCGCGCGGCTCGTGACGCGGCTGGGTGGAGAGCTCGTCGGCTTCAGCTTCCTCATCCACCTGGGCTTCCTCGACGGCGCCAGGCGCCTTTCGCCCACGCCCGTCACGACGCTGCTGACGTTCTGA
- a CDS encoding alpha/beta fold hydrolase has product MPEVRSTGGARIRYDDVGEGEPTLLFIPGWCTRRDVFASLVPLCSSRHRVLCVDLRGHGESEPGEDDFDSGTVLEDLKAVVEASGAKQVVPVTVSHAGFWGLELRRELGAERVPQLVLLDWIVTEPPPPFLATLRGLMSERWGRTRDALFKEWTRGVEHGDVLRVIHEDMLEFSEEMWARAAREIAAAYAREGSPLRALAGLNPSTPTLHLYAQPDAHDYLETQVAFGMRHPWFHVMKLPAVSHLPSLEVPALVAAGIQALVSGRRTAVRTGETPDLSTPR; this is encoded by the coding sequence ATGCCCGAGGTGCGCTCCACCGGCGGTGCCCGCATCCGCTACGACGACGTCGGCGAGGGCGAGCCCACGCTGCTCTTCATCCCCGGCTGGTGCACGCGCCGGGACGTCTTCGCGTCCCTGGTCCCCCTGTGCTCCTCGCGACACCGCGTCCTCTGTGTCGACCTGCGGGGCCACGGCGAATCCGAGCCGGGTGAGGACGACTTCGACAGCGGCACGGTGCTCGAGGACTTGAAGGCCGTGGTGGAGGCCAGCGGCGCGAAGCAGGTGGTGCCGGTGACGGTGTCCCACGCGGGCTTCTGGGGACTGGAATTGCGACGGGAGCTGGGCGCGGAGCGGGTTCCCCAGCTCGTGCTGCTGGACTGGATTGTCACCGAGCCGCCGCCGCCCTTCCTCGCGACGCTGCGCGGCCTCATGTCGGAGCGCTGGGGACGCACGCGCGATGCGCTGTTCAAGGAGTGGACGCGCGGCGTGGAGCACGGGGACGTGCTGCGCGTCATCCACGAGGACATGCTCGAGTTCTCCGAGGAGATGTGGGCCCGCGCGGCGCGCGAAATCGCCGCGGCCTATGCCCGGGAGGGCTCTCCCCTGCGCGCGCTCGCGGGACTGAATCCGTCGACTCCCACGTTGCACCTGTACGCGCAGCCGGACGCGCACGACTACCTGGAGACCCAGGTGGCCTTCGGCATGCGGCACCCGTGGTTCCACGTCATGAAGCTCCCCGCCGTCAGCCACCTGCCCTCACTGGAGGTGCCGGCGCTGGTCGCGGCGGGAATCCAGGCGCTCGTCTCGGGGCGCCGGACAGCGGTGCGGACGGGGGAGACCCCGGACCTCTCCACCCCACGGTGA
- a CDS encoding TetR/AcrR family transcriptional regulator translates to MPRPSNTEERRQQIVTGLLRVMSERGYERASVNEIAKAAGLSPGLVHYHFSDKQEILLVLVEQLAARGRARVAAKLAKLAPEDTRGRVDAFVDAFLSLGPDADTSAVAGWVTISAEAIRQPEVRAAYEQVVRADLEQLEALVAASVGKRKARALAAGLFAAVQGYFVLSASAPGLVPAGTAANTVKRMAAGVLDGEAA, encoded by the coding sequence ATGCCCCGACCGTCCAACACCGAGGAGCGCCGCCAGCAAATCGTCACCGGCCTTTTGCGCGTGATGTCCGAGCGGGGCTACGAGCGGGCCTCGGTCAACGAAATCGCGAAGGCGGCGGGGCTGAGCCCGGGGCTGGTGCACTACCACTTCAGCGACAAGCAGGAGATTCTGCTCGTGCTGGTGGAGCAGCTCGCGGCGCGCGGCAGGGCGCGGGTGGCGGCGAAGCTCGCGAAGCTCGCGCCCGAGGACACCCGAGGCCGCGTGGATGCGTTCGTGGACGCGTTCCTCTCGCTGGGCCCCGACGCGGACACGAGCGCGGTGGCGGGCTGGGTCACCATCAGCGCGGAGGCCATCCGTCAGCCCGAGGTCCGCGCGGCTTATGAGCAGGTGGTGCGCGCGGACCTGGAGCAGTTGGAGGCGCTGGTCGCGGCGAGCGTGGGCAAGCGCAAGGCGAGAGCGCTGGCGGCGGGGCTCTTCGCGGCGGTGCAGGGGTACTTCGTGCTCTCGGCCAGTGCGCCGGGACTGGTGCCCGCGGGCACGGCCGCGAACACCGTGAAGCGCATGGCCGCGGGCGTGCTGGATGGGGAGGCGGCATGA
- a CDS encoding MFS transporter: MSPLPQHTPGREEFAPPTPGAFVTSPHLGTVTKLGLLSSLYLSQGLPFGFFTQALPVLLRHQGLSLPAIGLSHLLALPWALKFLWAPYMDRHGSARWGLRRGYILPLQCLSAGLLLSLALPETTVSTQVLFAAVLGVNLLAATQDVATDGLAVTLLSPSERGWGNGVQVAAYRVGMILGGGVMLAVFDAAGWRPTLVALGLMLLVATLPVALYREPPSEPPPRMSLGLGWWLRRPGAGTWLALLVVYKAGEALATGMLRTFLVDRGLTLTDIAWLLGGVGFTAGLVGALLGGSLVVKLGRKRALLLFGALQATAVLLYALVSSGAVSGLPWLTAVCAVEHVASGMATAAVFTAMMDVCRPDHAATDYTVQASLVVLATGAAAALSGFSAQALGYTGHFILAAALCVAGTLFVTLAFPPPHALTPGPPEVSP, from the coding sequence ATGAGCCCGCTTCCACAGCACACGCCGGGGCGTGAGGAGTTTGCCCCTCCGACCCCGGGGGCCTTCGTCACGAGTCCCCACCTGGGCACGGTGACGAAGCTCGGGCTCCTGTCGAGCCTCTACCTCTCGCAGGGGCTGCCCTTCGGCTTCTTCACCCAGGCGCTTCCCGTGCTGCTGCGCCACCAGGGTCTGTCGCTGCCCGCCATCGGCCTGTCGCACCTGCTCGCGCTCCCGTGGGCGCTGAAGTTCCTGTGGGCGCCGTACATGGACCGGCACGGCTCGGCGCGGTGGGGCCTGAGGCGCGGCTACATCCTCCCGCTCCAGTGTCTGAGCGCGGGTCTGCTGCTCTCGCTCGCGCTGCCCGAGACGACCGTGAGCACCCAGGTCCTGTTCGCGGCGGTGCTCGGCGTCAACCTGCTCGCGGCCACGCAGGACGTGGCGACCGACGGGCTCGCGGTGACGCTGCTCTCCCCTTCCGAGCGCGGCTGGGGCAACGGCGTGCAGGTGGCCGCCTACCGCGTGGGCATGATTCTGGGCGGCGGCGTGATGCTCGCCGTCTTCGATGCCGCCGGCTGGCGCCCCACCCTCGTGGCCCTCGGGCTCATGCTGCTCGTCGCCACCCTCCCCGTGGCCCTCTACCGCGAGCCCCCCTCCGAGCCCCCGCCCCGCATGAGCCTGGGCCTCGGCTGGTGGCTGCGACGCCCGGGCGCCGGGACGTGGCTCGCCCTGCTCGTCGTCTACAAGGCCGGTGAAGCGCTGGCCACGGGCATGCTGCGCACCTTCCTCGTCGACCGGGGCCTGACGCTCACGGACATCGCATGGCTGCTCGGTGGCGTGGGCTTCACCGCGGGCCTGGTGGGCGCGCTCCTCGGGGGCAGTCTCGTGGTGAAGCTCGGACGCAAGAGAGCCCTGCTCCTGTTCGGCGCCCTCCAGGCCACCGCCGTGCTGCTGTACGCGCTCGTCTCCAGCGGCGCCGTGTCGGGGCTGCCCTGGCTCACCGCCGTCTGCGCCGTGGAGCACGTGGCCAGCGGCATGGCCACCGCCGCCGTCTTCACCGCGATGATGGACGTGTGCCGCCCCGACCACGCCGCCACCGACTACACCGTGCAGGCCTCGCTCGTCGTGCTCGCCACGGGCGCGGCGGCGGCGCTCAGCGGATTCAGCGCGCAGGCCCTGGGCTACACGGGCCACTTCATCCTGGCCGCGGCCCTCTGCGTCGCGGGCACCCTCTTCGTCACCCTCGCCTTCCCTCCACCCCACGCGCTCACGCCCGGCCCCCCCGAGGTGTCGCCATGA
- the coaD gene encoding pantetheine-phosphate adenylyltransferase: MTIAVYAGSFDPVTAGHLSVIRQAARLFSHVVVIVAINPAKNTLLSPDERVALVREAVALHPNVTVAWTEGLIVDYARAIGASVLLRGVRGATDAQFETELAHNNRVLAPEIATLFLPAEAHLAEVSSSSLKARVTRGEDVSDFCPPAVAAKLRERLHPSHRSQP; the protein is encoded by the coding sequence ATGACCATCGCCGTCTACGCAGGCAGCTTCGACCCTGTCACCGCCGGGCATCTGTCCGTCATCCGACAGGCCGCGCGACTGTTCAGCCACGTCGTCGTCATCGTCGCCATCAACCCCGCGAAGAACACGCTCCTGTCCCCCGACGAGCGCGTCGCCCTGGTGCGAGAGGCCGTGGCCCTCCACCCCAACGTCACGGTGGCGTGGACCGAGGGGCTCATCGTCGACTACGCGCGGGCCATCGGCGCCAGCGTCCTGCTCCGCGGCGTCCGGGGCGCGACCGACGCACAATTCGAAACGGAGCTCGCGCACAACAACCGCGTGCTCGCGCCCGAAATCGCCACCCTCTTCCTCCCCGCGGAAGCACACCTCGCCGAGGTGAGCAGCAGCAGCCTCAAGGCGCGCGTCACCCGGGGCGAGGACGTTTCCGACTTCTGTCCTCCCGCCGTCGCGGCGAAGCTGCGCGAGCGTCTCCACCCGTCCCACCGGAGCCAGCCATGA
- a CDS encoding MBL fold metallo-hydrolase — protein MSMTFIPLGVGDAFSALHYSSCLTVEVDDQVLLIDCPHPIRKMMREASLTSGVPLDVDRVSAVALTHLHADHASGLEGLGYFSFFILRKKLELLAHPDVAERLWEGHLAAGMECLIEKRGEAPNPKHFEDYFEHTPLSTESAVRHGPFLIEARMTYHHVPTTALRIHAGGRCLGYSADTAFDEGLIDWLSRADLVIHETNYGVHTPYEKLAALPEGLRARMRLIHYPDDFDTAASVIEPLQQGRRYTV, from the coding sequence ATGAGCATGACTTTCATCCCCCTGGGTGTCGGTGACGCCTTCTCCGCCCTCCACTACTCCTCGTGCCTGACGGTGGAGGTCGACGACCAGGTGCTCCTCATCGACTGTCCCCACCCCATCCGGAAGATGATGCGCGAGGCGTCGCTCACCTCCGGCGTCCCGCTGGACGTGGACCGCGTCAGCGCCGTGGCCCTCACCCACCTGCACGCGGACCACGCCTCGGGCCTGGAGGGCCTGGGCTACTTCTCCTTCTTCATCCTGAGAAAGAAGCTGGAGCTGCTCGCGCACCCGGACGTCGCCGAGCGCCTGTGGGAAGGCCACCTGGCCGCGGGCATGGAGTGCCTCATCGAGAAGCGCGGCGAGGCCCCCAACCCCAAGCACTTCGAGGACTACTTCGAGCACACGCCCCTCTCCACCGAGTCGGCCGTGCGCCACGGGCCCTTCCTCATCGAGGCGCGGATGACGTACCACCACGTGCCCACCACCGCGCTGCGCATCCACGCGGGCGGACGGTGCCTGGGGTACAGCGCGGACACCGCCTTCGACGAGGGCCTCATCGACTGGCTGTCGCGCGCGGACCTCGTCATCCACGAGACGAACTACGGCGTGCACACGCCCTACGAGAAGCTCGCCGCGCTGCCGGAGGGGCTGCGCGCCCGGATGCGCCTCATCCACTACCCCGACGACTTCGACACGGCCGCGAGCGTCATCGAGCCGCTCCAGCAGGGCCGCCGCTACACCGTGTGA
- a CDS encoding alpha-amylase family glycosyl hydrolase, with protein sequence MRHNTWSALLLAGLLGCGESALENQQRSGEETAEVVQRLGPSSRPGMGATVYSGGVTFRTWAPLAQKVFVAGDFSGWGWVELGGEGNGNFSGDVAGAVKGQKYKFVTRNAWGNDAWRADPRSAWQENSTGASIIYDQGEYWWNAQQFTTPGFNEMVIYEMHVGTFHDSPGFGPGNWTSAIAKLDYLRDLGINMVKVMPAYEFAGDFSWGYNVAFPFAPESAYGSPNDMKRFVDEAHYRGIGVIFDVVHNHWGPSDLPMWCFSGDCLGNGGEYFFTDNRKSTPWGDTRPDYGRAEVRAYIRDSMMNLLDNFRGDGLRWDATKYMRTIDGSGDIAPAWQVFRSVNREINANKPWKISIAEDFGGGDSITNDATSDFAGGAGFDAQWTAEFVHPIRAAVIEQNDANRNMNAVRDAITQRFSGRSHARVIYSESHDEVANGHARVPEEIWPGNAGSWAAKKRSTLAAGITMTSPGIPMIFQGQEILEDGFFADGDPVDWGKLTTYGGIQTLYRDLIRLRRNWSNNTRGLRGGNVNVHHVNNSGKVIAYHRWENGGPGDDVIIVANFSGTYFPSYNIGFPRTGTWYLRFNSDWNGYSGDFGNTASANTTAYGGAKDGMGNNASFAIGPYSLLIFSQ encoded by the coding sequence ATGCGACACAACACGTGGAGCGCGCTGCTGTTGGCCGGCTTGTTGGGCTGCGGCGAGAGCGCGCTCGAGAATCAACAGCGCTCCGGTGAGGAGACAGCAGAGGTCGTTCAGCGGCTCGGCCCGTCGAGCCGTCCGGGCATGGGGGCCACCGTCTACTCGGGTGGCGTGACGTTCCGCACGTGGGCGCCGCTGGCCCAGAAGGTGTTCGTGGCGGGCGACTTCAGCGGTTGGGGCTGGGTGGAGCTGGGCGGCGAGGGCAACGGCAACTTCTCCGGCGACGTGGCGGGCGCGGTGAAGGGGCAGAAGTACAAGTTCGTCACGCGCAACGCGTGGGGCAACGACGCATGGCGCGCGGACCCGCGCTCGGCGTGGCAGGAGAACTCCACGGGCGCGAGCATCATCTACGACCAGGGCGAGTACTGGTGGAACGCGCAGCAGTTCACCACGCCGGGCTTCAACGAGATGGTCATCTACGAGATGCACGTGGGCACGTTCCACGACTCTCCAGGCTTCGGGCCGGGCAACTGGACTAGCGCCATCGCCAAGCTCGACTACCTGCGGGATTTGGGCATCAACATGGTGAAGGTGATGCCGGCGTACGAGTTCGCCGGTGACTTCTCCTGGGGCTACAACGTGGCCTTCCCGTTCGCGCCGGAGAGCGCGTACGGCTCGCCCAACGACATGAAGCGCTTCGTGGACGAGGCGCACTACCGCGGCATCGGCGTCATCTTCGACGTGGTGCACAACCACTGGGGGCCGAGCGACCTGCCCATGTGGTGCTTCAGCGGCGACTGCCTGGGCAACGGCGGTGAGTACTTCTTCACCGACAACCGCAAGTCCACGCCGTGGGGCGACACGCGTCCGGACTACGGCCGCGCCGAGGTGCGCGCGTACATCCGCGACTCGATGATGAACCTGCTCGACAACTTCCGTGGCGACGGCCTGCGCTGGGATGCGACGAAGTACATGCGGACCATCGACGGCTCGGGCGACATCGCGCCGGCGTGGCAGGTGTTCCGCTCGGTCAACCGGGAGATCAACGCGAACAAGCCCTGGAAGATCTCCATCGCGGAGGACTTCGGCGGCGGTGACTCCATCACCAACGACGCCACGAGCGACTTCGCGGGCGGCGCGGGCTTCGATGCGCAGTGGACGGCGGAGTTCGTGCACCCCATCCGCGCGGCGGTCATCGAGCAGAACGACGCCAACCGGAACATGAACGCGGTGCGTGACGCGATTACGCAGCGCTTCAGCGGGCGCTCGCACGCGCGTGTCATCTACTCGGAGAGCCACGACGAGGTGGCCAACGGCCACGCCCGCGTGCCGGAGGAGATCTGGCCGGGCAACGCGGGCAGCTGGGCGGCGAAGAAGCGCTCCACGCTGGCCGCGGGCATCACCATGACGTCTCCGGGCATCCCGATGATCTTCCAGGGTCAGGAGATTCTCGAGGACGGCTTCTTCGCGGACGGCGACCCGGTGGACTGGGGCAAGCTGACCACCTACGGCGGCATCCAGACCCTGTACCGCGACCTCATCCGCCTGCGCCGCAACTGGAGCAACAACACGCGCGGCCTGCGCGGTGGCAACGTCAACGTCCACCACGTGAACAACTCCGGCAAGGTGATTGCCTATCACCGGTGGGAGAACGGTGGCCCGGGCGACGACGTCATCATCGTGGCCAACTTCAGCGGGACGTACTTCCCGAGCTACAACATCGGCTTCCCGCGCACGGGCACCTGGTACCTGCGCTTCAACAGCGACTGGAACGGGTACTCGGGTGACTTCGGCAACACCGCGTCGGCGAACACCACGGCGTACGGCGGCGCCAAGGACGGCATGGGCAACAACGCGTCCTTCGCGATTGGTCCCTACTCGCTGCTCATCTTCTCGCAGTAA
- a CDS encoding bifunctional metallophosphatase/5'-nucleotidase: MTTTTALARREALLLPLALLLALAPGRGQGAAPSDTTRLTLLLLADVYQVQPQQEHGGRGGLARVATLRKRVLSESPTPHVLTLLGGDTLSPSVESLLEVDGKALKGRHMVDAWNALGLDVAVLGNHEFDFGDEVLKERIRQSRFTWLGANVVDGKTGALFEGVKAYEVRELGGIRVGLFGVVLPETKTSTKAGPDTMFTDFCQAAREAVAKLREAGAQVVVGLTHLELAQDRKLAQCVKVDAILGGHDHVGAQDRTTGTPIFKVPSDALEVGRLTLDVATATGAVKKVSWARLPVTKKVPEDAEFNAAMKPYEALFARLAEPVGKTPVALDARGTQVRSRETNLGSLVADIFREAAGAEVAFVNGGALRADTILPAGTLTRRDLHALMPYTDELVVVEIPGATLRAALENGVSLSREDARPGRFLQVSGMRFTFDARKPPGSRVVDVKVNGKPLDDAATYRLATLSFLTSGKDGYDMLKGLPSTPAMKDGRTPLDLLAEALRTGKPAPRAKAEGRIVRLDHAALSRDARRPAPPLK; encoded by the coding sequence ATGACGACGACGACAGCGCTGGCCCGACGCGAGGCCCTGCTCCTGCCGCTCGCGCTGCTGCTGGCGCTGGCCCCGGGCCGCGGACAGGGCGCGGCGCCCTCGGACACCACGCGCCTGACGTTGCTCCTCCTGGCGGACGTGTACCAGGTGCAGCCCCAGCAGGAGCACGGGGGCCGGGGGGGCCTGGCGCGCGTGGCCACGCTGCGCAAGCGGGTGCTGAGCGAGTCCCCCACCCCGCACGTGCTGACGCTGCTGGGCGGCGACACGCTGTCCCCCTCGGTGGAGTCGCTGCTGGAGGTGGACGGCAAGGCGCTCAAGGGCCGGCACATGGTCGACGCGTGGAACGCGCTCGGGCTGGACGTGGCGGTGCTGGGCAACCACGAGTTCGACTTCGGCGACGAGGTGCTGAAGGAGCGCATCCGCCAGTCGCGCTTCACGTGGCTGGGCGCCAACGTCGTCGACGGGAAGACGGGCGCGCTGTTCGAGGGCGTCAAGGCGTACGAGGTGCGGGAGCTGGGCGGCATCCGCGTGGGCCTGTTCGGCGTGGTGCTGCCGGAGACCAAGACTTCGACGAAGGCGGGGCCCGACACGATGTTCACCGACTTCTGCCAGGCCGCGCGGGAGGCGGTGGCGAAGCTGCGCGAGGCCGGGGCGCAGGTGGTGGTGGGCCTGACGCACCTGGAGCTGGCGCAGGACCGGAAGCTGGCCCAGTGCGTGAAGGTCGACGCCATCCTGGGTGGACATGACCACGTGGGCGCGCAGGACCGCACCACCGGCACGCCCATCTTCAAGGTGCCCTCGGACGCGCTGGAGGTGGGCCGGCTCACGCTGGACGTCGCCACGGCCACGGGCGCGGTGAAGAAGGTGTCCTGGGCGCGGCTGCCCGTCACCAAGAAGGTGCCCGAGGACGCGGAGTTCAACGCGGCCATGAAGCCCTACGAGGCGCTGTTCGCCAGGCTCGCGGAGCCGGTGGGCAAGACGCCGGTGGCGCTCGACGCGCGCGGCACGCAGGTGCGCTCGCGGGAGACGAACCTGGGCTCGCTCGTCGCGGACATCTTCCGTGAGGCGGCCGGCGCCGAGGTGGCCTTCGTCAATGGCGGCGCGCTGCGCGCGGACACCATCCTCCCCGCGGGGACGCTCACGCGCCGGGATTTGCACGCGCTGATGCCCTACACCGACGAGCTGGTGGTGGTGGAAATCCCGGGCGCCACGCTGCGCGCCGCGCTGGAGAACGGCGTCAGCCTGAGCCGCGAGGACGCGCGCCCCGGCCGCTTCCTCCAGGTCTCCGGCATGCGCTTCACCTTCGACGCACGCAAGCCTCCGGGCTCGCGCGTCGTCGACGTGAAGGTGAACGGCAAGCCGCTCGACGACGCGGCCACGTACCGGCTCGCCACGCTGAGCTTCCTCACCAGCGGCAAGGACGGCTACGACATGCTCAAGGGGCTGCCCTCCACGCCCGCGATGAAGGATGGGCGCACGCCGCTGGACCTGCTCGCGGAGGCGCTGCGCACGGGCAAGCCCGCGCCGCGCGCGAAGGCCGAGGGCCGCATCGTCCGCCTGGACCACGCGGCGCTCTCACGCGACGCGCGCCGACCCGCGCCTCCCCTGAAATAG
- a CDS encoding 2-oxoglutarate and iron-dependent oxygenase domain-containing protein gives MAELETFRLPHVVSGSEADVSLGLAMIRAWRRDGIFQIRMSPTQADKARHAFELSRRFFRQPLEEKQRCVSDSTYSGYVASGEELTAGEADYSEVFTVCKDVPLTDARVHSSWPCHGPAPWPDEAYRLGMTAHTEELGSAGERLLRLAALGLGLDIDTLTSLTKDGWHHMRVLRFPARSPATTRGIGAHTDYGMLVIAAQDDVGGLWVRPPVEGEKRHRNWLQGESSAGMYEHDEPWTFVKPVPDVLTVFPGDILQFLTRGYLLSTPHKVVLAPRERFAMAYFHEPHFEACVRPLKNPTRDEFIHYGTHFTHMFMRCYPDRVTTQRILDEDRLTTLAWLRQEAVQRTAPVEEVPRRLAAG, from the coding sequence ATGGCCGAGTTGGAGACATTTCGTTTGCCGCACGTCGTGAGTGGAAGCGAAGCCGATGTCTCGCTCGGGCTCGCGATGATTCGAGCCTGGCGACGCGACGGCATCTTCCAGATTCGCATGAGCCCCACGCAGGCGGACAAGGCTCGTCACGCCTTCGAGCTGAGCCGGCGCTTCTTCCGCCAGCCGCTGGAGGAGAAGCAGCGCTGCGTGAGTGACTCGACGTACTCGGGCTACGTCGCCTCCGGCGAGGAGCTCACCGCGGGCGAGGCCGACTACTCGGAGGTCTTCACCGTCTGCAAGGACGTGCCCCTCACCGACGCGCGCGTGCACTCCAGCTGGCCCTGCCACGGCCCCGCGCCCTGGCCGGACGAGGCGTATCGGCTGGGCATGACGGCGCACACCGAGGAGCTCGGCTCCGCGGGGGAGAGGCTCCTGCGGCTCGCCGCGCTGGGGCTGGGCCTGGACATCGACACGCTCACCTCCCTGACGAAGGACGGCTGGCACCACATGCGCGTGCTGCGCTTCCCCGCACGCTCCCCCGCAACGACGCGAGGCATCGGCGCGCACACGGACTACGGCATGCTCGTCATCGCCGCGCAGGACGACGTGGGGGGCCTGTGGGTCCGCCCGCCCGTCGAAGGCGAGAAGCGCCACCGCAACTGGCTGCAGGGCGAGAGCTCCGCGGGCATGTACGAGCACGACGAGCCGTGGACCTTCGTGAAGCCCGTCCCCGACGTGCTGACGGTGTTCCCGGGTGACATCCTGCAGTTCCTCACGCGGGGCTATCTGTTGTCGACGCCGCACAAGGTGGTGCTCGCCCCACGTGAGCGCTTCGCGATGGCGTACTTCCACGAGCCCCACTTCGAGGCCTGCGTCCGCCCGCTGAAGAACCCCACGCGCGACGAGTTCATCCACTACGGCACGCACTTCACGCACATGTTCATGCGCTGCTACCCGGACCGCGTCACCACCCAGCGCATCCTCGACGAGGACCGGCTGACGACGCTCGCGTGGCTCCGGCAAGAGGCCGTCCAGCGCACCGCCCCCGTGGAAGAGGTGCCTCGCCGGCTCGCCGCGGGCTGA